The following coding sequences are from one Treponema bryantii window:
- a CDS encoding serine hydrolase domain-containing protein, with product MNVKKIIPLLYIVCCLAIAFTPNIHKERNIKDNELEFEIPETELEYADDEELEKYEEELENMSSDIPNEHDGITSLIIMKDGKVYSESYYNGNDQSSLFEIHSCTKTVIALCTGIAIDEGFIKSEKVPFIDLFNNLELTHISEGFDKISVENMLTMSSGINWEQYSNSFLVKIKIIKNGLDYGLNVIPSARILFEPGTYFSYDSNESRSLMAMVAYSSGLSDIDFVKKYVFDKLEIYDFMWPYNDSGLLPGSKDLYLCSRDLAKLGQLILDKGSYKGKQVVSEQWIEKMLSPIVFDIPCEDIIPKDNLNYSYFLWNTEYNNHNISFAYGRGGQYIFIVPDMNLCVVTSAIDKVRTDSFREIIYQVIDIFDGGACE from the coding sequence ATGAACGTGAAAAAGATTATACCTCTTTTATATATTGTTTGTTGTTTGGCTATTGCATTTACACCAAATATTCATAAAGAAAGGAATATAAAAGATAATGAATTGGAATTTGAAATTCCAGAAACAGAACTAGAATATGCTGATGACGAGGAACTTGAGAAATATGAAGAAGAACTTGAAAATATGAGTTCGGATATTCCAAATGAGCATGATGGTATTACATCATTAATAATAATGAAAGATGGAAAGGTGTATTCAGAATCTTATTATAATGGTAATGACCAGAGTTCATTATTTGAAATTCATTCTTGTACAAAAACTGTTATAGCTTTATGTACTGGGATTGCAATAGATGAGGGATTTATAAAGAGCGAAAAAGTTCCTTTTATTGATTTATTTAATAATTTAGAGCTTACACATATTTCAGAAGGATTTGATAAAATTAGTGTCGAAAATATGCTTACTATGAGTTCTGGTATAAACTGGGAACAATATTCAAATTCATTTCTGGTAAAAATCAAAATTATAAAAAATGGTCTGGATTATGGATTAAATGTAATTCCAAGTGCTAGAATTTTATTTGAACCTGGAACTTATTTTTCTTATGACTCTAATGAAAGTCGGTCGCTTATGGCAATGGTTGCATATTCTTCCGGATTATCTGATATCGATTTTGTAAAAAAATATGTTTTTGATAAATTAGAAATATACGATTTTATGTGGCCATATAATGATTCTGGACTTCTTCCAGGAAGTAAAGATTTATATTTGTGCTCAAGGGATTTAGCTAAACTTGGTCAATTGATATTAGATAAAGGCTCTTATAAAGGAAAGCAGGTAGTATCAGAGCAATGGATAGAAAAAATGCTTTCTCCTATAGTATTTGATATTCCATGTGAAGATATTATTCCAAAAGATAATCTTAATTATTCATATTTTCTGTGGAATACAGAATACAACAATCATAATATTAGTTTTGCTTATGGAAGAGGTGGCCAATATATTTTTATTGTGCCAGATATGAATTTATGTGTTGTAACTTCCGCAATTGATAAAGTTCGAACAGATAGTTTTAGAGAGATTATCTATCAAGTAATTGATATTTTTGATGGAGGGGCCTGTGAATAA
- a CDS encoding amidohydrolase family protein, with protein MAKDILIKNGTLFSIDSKRKLYNADILIHENKIQLIQKEISYHRDSEDLRIIDASNHIVMPSFYNLHVHLGETIFRTKCDGMNLWEYLNVSHNTYENSLWKEKESDIHRLSSLITVYECMRNGTGFIVGNRGWKELYQSGLSAICLFPVVNISKLKNYYNNIEEFYKISELYKNTNVSVSIFLQSLYLCDAERLSEIKTIMNSNPEIKLFVHVAETKKEIELIENKYSNTPIKMLDKFGLLGRNTFCIHSIYLTDSDIKLLKEKNTKVVLCPVSNLKLNDGFPQIKKLIENEIPIVVGTDGFATNNSANLLEELKLLALMEHGSINPECLLKMIINNPAECVYVKQNEGQLLVGNMANISIFKAENYMYPDYSSLISNLIYANSEFQCDYLISNGNIVFENNNPSFFDKNQLFDEYNSLTKILFDVKSGGIE; from the coding sequence ATGGCTAAAGATATATTGATAAAAAACGGAACTTTATTTTCTATAGACTCTAAAAGAAAACTTTATAATGCAGATATTTTGATTCACGAGAATAAAATTCAATTAATTCAGAAAGAAATATCTTATCATAGAGATTCAGAAGATTTGAGAATTATAGATGCAAGTAATCATATTGTAATGCCATCGTTTTATAATTTACATGTACATCTGGGTGAAACAATATTTCGAACTAAATGTGATGGTATGAATTTATGGGAATATCTTAATGTAAGTCATAATACTTATGAAAACTCTCTGTGGAAAGAAAAAGAATCTGATATTCATAGATTATCTAGTTTGATAACTGTATATGAATGTATGCGTAATGGAACAGGATTTATAGTTGGTAATCGAGGATGGAAGGAATTATATCAGTCTGGATTAAGTGCTATATGTCTTTTTCCTGTGGTAAACATCAGCAAACTAAAAAATTATTACAATAATATAGAAGAATTTTATAAGATTAGCGAATTATATAAAAATACAAATGTTTCAGTTTCAATTTTTTTACAAAGTTTATATCTTTGTGATGCAGAACGCCTTAGTGAAATTAAAACAATTATGAATTCGAATCCAGAGATCAAACTCTTTGTTCACGTTGCTGAAACAAAAAAAGAAATCGAATTGATTGAGAATAAGTATTCGAATACACCAATTAAGATGCTTGATAAATTTGGATTATTGGGTAGAAATACATTTTGTATACACTCTATTTATTTAACTGATAGTGATATAAAACTTCTCAAAGAGAAAAATACAAAAGTCGTTCTTTGTCCAGTATCTAATTTAAAACTTAATGATGGATTTCCTCAAATAAAGAAACTGATAGAAAATGAAATTCCTATTGTAGTGGGGACAGATGGATTTGCTACGAATAATTCGGCAAATCTTCTTGAAGAATTAAAGCTATTGGCATTAATGGAACACGGTTCAATTAATCCAGAATGTCTTCTAAAGATGATTATTAATAATCCGGCAGAGTGTGTTTATGTTAAACAAAATGAGGGGCAGCTTTTGGTTGGTAATATGGCAAATATAAGTATTTTTAAGGCTGAAAACTATATGTATCCTGATTATAGCTCGCTTATTAGTAATCTAATATATGCAAATTCTGAATTTCAGTGTGATTATTTAATCAGTAATGGAAATATTGTATTTGAAAATAATAATCCAAGTTTTTTTGATAAAAATCAGTTATTTGATGAATACAATTCTCTAACAAAAATTTTATTTGATGTTAAATCAGGAGGTATAGAATGA
- a CDS encoding PEP/pyruvate-binding domain-containing protein translates to MNQFIYDIENKPETKFCVGNKAYNLFLIKDKVNVPPFIVLKSDFFLDILELPENITLYKNLKTIWDNKLSISNRIEELKEYIYKICIPKCYLEEIEKTLKNFNMSGPFAVRSSSIYEDMNNKSAPGIYESYLDVNIEDLEKYLKRCWASNFSLKTLFYFGNQYKSFDDIKMGIIIQEMKYADYAGIMFTANPIDGKEEIVVEMTSRTSEQLTDGDETGLHFVVNINDGTCSLDDNAVKKICKLFIDVRNQLVPVLNNQLDLEWCISDNEIFIIQVRPITTIKKDIVKNNEDPKICSISNLDEINKSNSALNRKMTRWCGKKQHFYRSCDNCNVNHLAWYFIENYDARFEKKLRTCLEEFHGEYVTFAINETLIDVVEKKENALKFIENFFQNKGTVISIRDIPLNEISVISRYLENDTIYIEAIDGIMKGLKTGELMGAKYKVDGNGKFIYKNDYHESLKYKIEFPSGKTYLVKNDNTSFSKYEELFIQIATKTRSLYKDSQKGSIEWWVCNNEVYAADISLEKDDMSYLDCSESESMIISEGIIDGSLYVIPESIVEEINNYSFGVGISVDFIDSDIMNENIYKSLQTTIADIAKSQPVIIAIKKPYLGIAPILKNVSGVIFEDASMLCHLSVMLREKNIPAVAVGKSFSKLKSNEKIYMNLEGVKKC, encoded by the coding sequence ATGAACCAATTTATTTATGATATTGAAAATAAACCAGAAACAAAATTTTGTGTGGGAAATAAAGCCTATAATTTATTTCTTATTAAAGATAAAGTAAATGTGCCTCCATTTATTGTTCTAAAATCAGATTTTTTTCTCGATATTCTCGAACTTCCGGAAAATATAACTTTATATAAGAATTTGAAAACAATATGGGATAATAAACTTAGTATAAGTAATAGAATAGAAGAATTAAAAGAATATATATATAAAATATGTATTCCAAAATGTTATTTAGAGGAAATTGAGAAGACTTTAAAAAACTTTAACATGAGTGGACCTTTTGCTGTAAGGTCATCTTCAATATATGAAGATATGAATAATAAAAGTGCTCCAGGAATATATGAAAGCTATCTTGATGTAAATATAGAAGATTTAGAAAAATATTTAAAAAGATGTTGGGCTTCGAATTTCAGTTTAAAAACATTATTTTATTTTGGTAATCAGTATAAATCGTTTGATGACATTAAAATGGGAATTATTATTCAAGAGATGAAATATGCTGATTATGCAGGAATAATGTTTACGGCAAATCCGATAGATGGAAAAGAAGAAATAGTTGTAGAAATGACATCTAGAACTTCTGAACAATTAACAGATGGAGATGAAACTGGTTTACATTTTGTTGTTAATATAAATGATGGAACTTGTTCGTTGGATGACAATGCAGTAAAAAAAATATGTAAATTATTTATAGATGTTAGAAATCAACTTGTTCCAGTTTTAAACAATCAATTAGATTTAGAATGGTGTATTAGTGATAATGAAATATTCATTATTCAAGTTAGACCTATTACAACTATTAAGAAAGACATAGTTAAAAATAACGAAGATCCCAAAATTTGTTCAATTTCAAATCTTGATGAGATAAATAAAAGCAATAGTGCACTTAACAGAAAAATGACCAGGTGGTGTGGTAAAAAGCAACATTTTTATAGGAGTTGCGATAATTGTAATGTGAACCATTTGGCATGGTATTTTATCGAAAATTATGATGCTAGATTTGAAAAAAAATTGAGAACTTGTTTAGAAGAATTTCATGGCGAATATGTTACATTTGCCATAAATGAGACTCTTATTGATGTAGTTGAGAAGAAAGAAAATGCATTAAAATTTATAGAAAATTTCTTTCAAAATAAAGGCACAGTTATTTCGATAAGAGATATTCCTCTTAATGAGATTTCAGTTATAAGTAGATATCTTGAAAATGATACTATTTATATAGAAGCTATTGATGGAATAATGAAAGGTCTTAAAACCGGAGAATTGATGGGGGCCAAATATAAAGTCGATGGTAACGGTAAATTCATTTATAAAAATGATTACCATGAAAGCTTAAAATACAAAATAGAATTTCCTAGCGGAAAAACATATTTAGTTAAAAACGATAATACATCATTCTCAAAATATGAGGAATTATTTATTCAAATTGCTACTAAAACACGTAGTTTATATAAAGATTCCCAAAAAGGTTCCATTGAATGGTGGGTATGCAATAATGAAGTATACGCAGCAGACATAAGTCTAGAAAAAGATGATATGAGTTATTTAGATTGTTCTGAAAGCGAATCGATGATTATTTCTGAAGGAATAATAGATGGAAGCCTTTATGTAATTCCAGAGTCAATTGTTGAAGAAATTAATAACTATTCTTTTGGAGTTGGTATAAGTGTTGATTTTATAGATTCAGACATAATGAATGAAAATATATATAAATCTTTACAAACTACTATAGCAGATATTGCAAAGTCTCAACCTGTAATTATTGCAATAAAAAAACCATATCTAGGTATTGCCCCAATATTGAAAAATGTGTCTGGAGTGATTTTTGAGGATGCGTCAATGTTATGTCATTTATCTGTAATGCTTCGCGAAAAAAATATTCCAGCAGTTGCGGTCGGAAAAAGTTTTTCTAAACTAAAATCAAATGAGAAAATATATATGAATTTAGAAGGTGTAAAAAAATGTTAA
- the tmk gene encoding dTMP kinase — protein MSRGKLIVLCGIDGSGKTSVINELVKKDKIYTDYIQMKHPPKAWYENQRIAAAYLDQPGEKISDAEELIITHDLRKEEEKKEIIPLLRNNKNIIFHRYIFSLYAYHIGKENYSLDYLSKFYADILLPDKVIYLKISIDEFYRRFQKKEQLSYQKEKKYVENVMNCYETLAGLYNWSIIDTEKNDLNEVVRLVQKEIEQIVPTEDFYNLGKELYKE, from the coding sequence ATGAGCCGTGGTAAGTTAATAGTTCTTTGTGGTATTGATGGTTCAGGGAAAACATCAGTAATCAATGAATTAGTAAAGAAAGATAAAATCTATACTGATTATATACAAATGAAACATCCTCCAAAAGCATGGTATGAAAACCAGCGGATTGCAGCTGCATATTTAGATCAACCAGGGGAGAAGATTTCAGATGCTGAAGAACTAATCATAACTCATGATTTACGCAAGGAAGAAGAAAAAAAAGAGATAATTCCACTTCTTCGTAATAATAAAAATATAATTTTTCACAGATATATTTTTTCTCTATATGCCTACCATATAGGAAAAGAAAATTATTCATTGGATTATTTATCAAAATTTTATGCTGACATCTTATTACCAGATAAGGTTATTTATCTGAAAATAAGTATTGATGAATTTTATAGAAGATTTCAAAAAAAAGAGCAATTATCATATCAGAAAGAAAAAAAATATGTTGAAAACGTTATGAATTGCTATGAAACTCTCGCAGGATTATATAACTGGTCTATTATTGATACAGAAAAAAATGATTTAAATGAAGTTGTAAGGTTGGTTCAGAAGGAAATAGAGCAAATTGTTCCAACAGAAGATTTTTATAATCTTGGAAAAGAATTATATAAGGAATGA
- a CDS encoding radical SAM protein, which translates to MQSYDSICCFRNRHNDGYRILLEITDCCNQHCIFCHAKDRKTMSIASISKIINNLRDIKIHDVILTGGEPLLHRNIFEILEWFKTKHIDCDLCSNGTLIDEQKAKTLANYLSEISISLDTVNPEVYDYLRGTKNGLEKAISGIIHCKNSGLEVHLTTVLTKSNFSEIEEIINKAEELGVHSISFLAVIVDVAKDKVETEKIALSDFEKDKVMEIINRHRNQGMIINTKRICACNEEYCRAGQNILGITSEGKVLGCIMHRDKSFDINEQLLTKEMLIELQKNNTKC; encoded by the coding sequence ATGCAAAGTTACGATAGTATTTGTTGTTTTCGAAATCGACATAATGATGGATATCGAATACTACTAGAAATCACAGATTGTTGTAATCAGCATTGTATATTTTGTCATGCAAAAGACAGAAAGACAATGTCGATAGCTTCAATTTCAAAAATCATAAATAATTTACGAGATATTAAAATTCATGATGTAATATTAACAGGAGGAGAACCTCTGTTACATAGGAACATTTTTGAAATTTTAGAATGGTTTAAAACTAAACATATAGATTGTGATTTATGTAGTAATGGAACACTTATTGACGAACAAAAAGCAAAAACTCTAGCGAATTATTTATCTGAAATTTCGATTTCTTTAGATACTGTGAATCCTGAAGTTTATGATTATCTAAGAGGAACAAAGAATGGTTTAGAAAAAGCTATTTCTGGAATAATTCATTGCAAAAATAGTGGCCTAGAAGTTCATTTAACTACAGTTTTAACTAAAAGTAATTTTTCTGAAATAGAAGAGATAATAAATAAAGCCGAAGAGCTTGGTGTTCATTCAATAAGTTTTTTAGCAGTAATTGTCGATGTTGCAAAAGATAAGGTGGAGACAGAGAAAATAGCTTTATCAGATTTTGAAAAAGACAAAGTTATGGAAATAATAAATCGCCATCGTAATCAAGGTATGATTATTAATACAAAGCGAATATGTGCTTGTAATGAAGAATACTGCAGGGCTGGTCAAAATATTTTAGGTATAACAAGTGAGGGCAAGGTTCTTGGTTGTATTATGCATAGAGATAAAAGTTTTGATATAAATGAACAGCTGCTTACTAAGGAAATGCTGATAGAATTACAAAAAAATAATACAAAATGTTAG
- a CDS encoding radical SAM protein, translating to MNHVDAGWGIVSACNMSCKFCYSADVRNEIRNKDVGIKDWKLFVDRNYEQLDSINYGTGENSLLSDWYDFVEYVAKNYPHIKQAITTNGTLYKKMMENSRFEKIVNDGIAEIDVSLDYCIAEKHDELRGLKGAFDNAKNMLNYCKDKPIEATLVFIGINDVLKIENLEGIFDIAAEADCKLRTNIFRPMNIKDERIRSFVAKYDTLLNALKWIDENHQILYLGDPLFSSILTNREAVSDPSGLKSIRILSNGDITPSTYLITKEFRQRNIKDALLKDIDSDEMGMDFQIPEKCKACKNAAKCRGGVMDRRYLWYQTFNEPDPYCPFRSENYYPDFSVRINPNNLEFNSVHKDYLPTLFFKA from the coding sequence GTGAATCACGTAGATGCTGGATGGGGAATTGTTTCGGCTTGTAATATGAGCTGTAAGTTTTGTTATAGTGCTGATGTTCGTAATGAAATCAGAAATAAGGATGTCGGTATTAAAGATTGGAAGTTGTTCGTAGATAGAAACTATGAACAATTGGATTCAATCAATTATGGTACTGGTGAAAATTCATTGTTGAGTGATTGGTATGATTTTGTTGAATACGTTGCAAAGAATTATCCACATATAAAACAAGCAATTACGACAAATGGTACTCTTTATAAGAAGATGATGGAAAATTCACGTTTTGAAAAAATTGTGAATGATGGAATTGCCGAAATAGATGTTTCCTTAGATTATTGCATTGCTGAAAAGCATGACGAGTTGCGAGGTCTAAAAGGTGCTTTCGATAATGCAAAAAACATGCTTAATTATTGTAAGGATAAACCTATAGAAGCTACATTGGTTTTTATTGGAATAAATGATGTTCTGAAAATTGAAAATCTTGAAGGTATATTTGATATTGCTGCAGAGGCTGATTGTAAATTAAGAACAAATATTTTCCGACCAATGAATATCAAAGATGAAAGGATTCGTTCTTTTGTTGCTAAATACGATACTTTACTTAACGCATTAAAATGGATTGATGAGAATCATCAGATTTTATATTTAGGAGATCCGTTATTCTCAAGTATTTTAACAAATAGAGAAGCCGTAAGTGATCCGTCAGGATTAAAGAGTATACGTATTCTTTCAAATGGAGATATTACTCCTTCGACTTATTTGATTACAAAAGAATTCCGTCAGAGAAACATAAAAGATGCTTTACTAAAAGATATTGATTCTGATGAAATGGGAATGGATTTCCAAATTCCAGAGAAATGCAAAGCTTGCAAAAATGCAGCCAAGTGTAGAGGCGGTGTAATGGATCGAAGGTATCTTTGGTATCAGACATTTAATGAACCAGATCCTTATTGTCCATTTAGATCTGAAAATTATTATCCAGATTTTTCAGTAAGGATAAATCCTAACAATTTGGAATTTAATTCTGTGCATAAAGATTATCTTCCAACACTTTTCTTTAAAGCTTAG
- a CDS encoding class I SAM-dependent methyltransferase, with product MSVEHKGWDWTDVTSDSWNLISEEFLPVAINWCQKFKSILDLGTGKGRHAFFFAKNGLSSSAIDLSESGIEYVKQTAKELGLEVNAKVADMISIPFEDESFDGIICFHTIYHTDFNGMKKVLSEIYRLLKDGGEAYLTFNSKENPNFDKDKSIDGYTMISSEGFEKGIPHAYVDEKDIWELTYPFKIISMNKIQHFIRNGNPAKGIHYFVHIKKEK from the coding sequence ATGAGTGTTGAACACAAAGGTTGGGATTGGACGGATGTAACATCTGATTCCTGGAATCTAATTTCTGAAGAATTTTTACCAGTAGCAATCAATTGGTGTCAGAAGTTCAAGTCTATCTTAGATTTAGGAACAGGAAAAGGACGTCATGCTTTTTTCTTTGCTAAAAATGGACTGTCATCATCTGCAATTGATCTCTCTGAATCTGGCATTGAATATGTAAAACAAACTGCTAAAGAACTTGGGCTAGAGGTAAATGCTAAAGTAGCAGATATGATAAGCATTCCATTTGAAGATGAAAGTTTTGATGGAATAATTTGTTTTCATACAATTTATCATACCGATTTTAATGGAATGAAAAAAGTATTATCAGAAATTTATAGACTATTGAAAGATGGGGGAGAAGCATATTTAACTTTTAATTCAAAAGAAAATCCAAATTTTGATAAAGATAAATCAATTGATGGATATACAATGATTAGTAGTGAAGGGTTTGAAAAAGGAATTCCGCATGCATATGTAGATGAGAAAGATATTTGGGAATTAACTTATCCATTCAAGATTATTTCAATGAATAAAATTCAACATTTTATTCGTAATGGAAATCCTGCAAAAGGGATACATTATTTTGTTCATATTAAGAAAGAAAAATAA